From the genome of Triticum aestivum cultivar Chinese Spring chromosome 1A, IWGSC CS RefSeq v2.1, whole genome shotgun sequence:
CTTGAACGAGAAGTACTTCCACGTCCCCTCGTCGAACTCGTCCACGCCGCCGTCGTCCCTGGCGGTGTTGTAGAAGATCAGCCGCGGCGCCGGCGTCGACAGGggctcctcctcgaccgtagcaaGTGAACTGGTCATGTCCTGCGCAATCACGAGCAAAATCGACGAATCAAAGAAACTCTCTTCTTCCCCCAAGAAGAATTCAGGACGAAGCGTTCAAGAAAGTAGGAATAGCAGGCACAATCGGCTTCAAAATACGCATGAATCCACCGTGAAAACTCAGAAAGATTATTCTTTCTTGAATCAAAGAAAGTCTCTTCTTCCCCCGAGAAGAATTCAGGAAGAAGCGTTCAAGAAAGTAGGAATCGGCTTGCAGATACGCCTGGATCCACCGTGGCAACTCAAGAAGGTGATTCTTTCTTGAAGGAATCAACAAATTTGTTTCGGATTGCGCAAGAACAGGAGAAAGGAAGCAAGCAATAAGATATGATCGATCGGGCTTCTGTTCGTTGGAGTACCTTGGAGGAGCGCACCCTGGCGAGGACGCTGGACGCCGTGTCCGACTCCGATGTGGCCGCCTCCAAGCGGGCGTCGCACGAGTGGGCGCGgcagggccgcggcggcgacggcagcagcagcagcgccgcctCCGCGGCCGGGACGACCTCGACGACCCAGGAGCTCTCCTCCGGGTCGGCGTCCAGGTCGACGGTGACGGAGTTGTCCTGCGGCGTCCGCCCGAACCTGGCGCGGAGGAGGCGGCCGTAGGGCCCGGACAGCGCGAGGTGCTCGCCCTCGCGCAGCGGCGACCAGAGGAAGGCGTTGTCGTTGGGGCAGGACGGCGAGCCCTGGACGACCCCGCAGCAGGCCCGGGTGCCGCGGCCGCGGCCGAGGACGTCGGCGGGGAGCTCGGTGGCGCCGAGGTAGAGGCCCCGGTGGCCCTGGAGGCGGACGTAGTCGTCGCCGGCGAGCTCCACGGCCCAGACCGTGCCGCGGGAGTTGCGGCGGTGGCCGTGGGAGACGGCCACGCCGTCGAGCGCGCAGAGGTACGTGCCCAGGTGGCTCCTCAGCCGCACGGACCGCGCGTCCTTGAAGAGCTCCATCGCCGCGCGCGGCCGAGGGTGGGGATCAGGAATCAAGAACGGGGCGGCGTTTCTTGGTTTGGGCTTCGGGGGCGAAGGGGGAGGAGGTTCGCTTGGGCGGGAGGCGGAATTTCGGTTGGAGGTTTGTATGTTTTGGTCGAGCGCAGCAACGGCCGTTGCTTTTAGCAGATCCTGTATCTATCCGTCCCCTAATTTTGCGGGATCATGTAAAGAGGTGGTTTTCGGTACAACCTCTCCTAATTTTCAGTGCGGGACCCTGTAAAGAGGTGGTCTTCGGTAcaacctgtcggtgtactagagtaggggtaccctaataccccgaacttgtgcacgggcggtcgcagcatcccgcggcaaggcttgccgggtaacCGCCAAGACCcttcgtggttcccttgaagaccattcaagaacaaagtactcaaaccaaggccctggcaagaggagcttgctgggaaggccaacccaggccccgacaagaggatcttgccgggaagagacaagaccccggcaagaggagcttgccgggaaggccactcaaggcataccaagaaagcttgccgcgacgcgccctgcgtcccggcaaggcccgatgagcaacaagctcccaaacacgacaagacgacgaccgcggcaagggaaacccccacttcgtgcccacgctccagcacacctgctaacgtgtcgctctaggactcttccaagcacacgtggcaggaggccgcgcagctaggggtgcgcggtggcaagcggagatgaagagaaggccatcgtggcaaacgatggcgctcctaacggtcactttttgcactgtttaggcaacccagacgggcattcaatgaccttgtcccctgccgtcagagttaggtagggtgcactgtgtccacagtagcggtagctgcacctaccgcatccttttccatttttacccttctagtctacgttgccacctgtcggtgaccccttgaaagtataaaaggaggcccaagcgcaacgtagaaggggttcggctcattcgaaacatcaggaacactctcacgctcggtccggcagcgtccatcgctcctgagcaagaattcaatacacacaaacaagcagcagtagggttttacgcatccgtgcggcccgaagctgggtaaaactgctcgcgtgtactgcctcgatccgctctttgtgcggcctccgcccccctccgaaccgaaaggggcccggtccccataggtgtccgtggatcagtttccccgacatctttggcgcgccaggtagggggcgtcgagattgcgcgaacccgatccggcgtgcacgcgagctaaatcttcatcgtcttcatcgacatgccaccgaagaagaaggattcagaggcagctgttccgtctgcgtcgctttcaccgcctccggagcaaacgggtggtggagtggacgccagcggaagaatgggcgtcgacgagggagtcCTCAGTGCGGctaagtccaaggacaaggcggcacagacctcggcgtccatgcgcgcaccgcgcccctcttaggaggcgcgggaccagcagcgtcatggcgttcgcagcgccatacgtccgctgggccaagatcaagctggtagttctcgtggcgctcaagaccaacatgcacgtcaacatgctggctcgagcgaagtacggtcgtctggacggggcactgctccttctaacgtggttaggagtccgagcacgccccactcctcgcaccgttcacctccgccgcccaccactccagcggaagccttggcgcgagctcaactgctcctagactatcctccgacggcggacaagaccgacgaatggagggccactatccagagcctcatcggcttcgccaacggcgacactgcgcggcaaccaagcacctcgctgccgcggcaggacagccggacgcgagccgatggcaacaagaccgggggaggtgcgacttccatgcactctccactacgaaggccaaaatcgccgactcgccgggtccaccccgacagcggctccaccgcgtcgtcggacccacgagctcgtcgcgaccagcgccaagttctccatgaacgacaacaagaagacgctcgaacccgcatcgagcgccgaagagaagcgcgacgtcaatccgacaagcgcgctgggccctctgttgacatgcatgcgccaggggaaccaggcgatctgccgtacgcggtaggttgtcctgcgttcacccgtgagctgcggcaagtccagtggcccagcacaaagaatttcaaaccagacgtaccagagaagtacgacggcaagacgcatccgtcgg
Proteins encoded in this window:
- the LOC123169632 gene encoding uncharacterized protein produces the protein MELFKDARSVRLRSHLGTYLCALDGVAVSHGHRRNSRGTVWAVELAGDDYVRLQGHRGLYLGATELPADVLGRGRGTRACCGVVQGSPSCPNDNAFLWSPLREGEHLALSGPYGRLLRARFGRTPQDNSVTVDLDADPEESSWVVEVVPAAEAALLLLPSPPRPCRAHSCDARLEAATSESDTASSVLARVRSSKDMTSSLATVEEEPLSTPAPRLIFYNTARDDGGVDEFDEGTWKYFSFKEQSLAALHRRLEEETRRQDFVVCRRSGPGLFPVVLDLPPGNSQMEFVLVPASPPAVADGVV